The region AAAAATCGCTAAAGGACTAATACGCATCAGTGCACCGTTGGCTTGGCTCTCCTGATTGTGGTAGCCTTGTAAGGCTCTATGGATAGTGGATCCGCAGTCAAAAGGATCGGATTCAAGCCAATGATGGTAGCTGGTTAAGACCGACGAAGCATCGTAACGCTTCTCTTTTATCAAGGATCGTGCCACAAGGCTAAAGCCAGCTCTGAGTCGTCGGTGGGTTGCCCGGCAAGCGTACGCCATACCCCGCCATCTTCGAGCTTGCGTACGCCATTGGGGTAAAGCTGACGGATCATCTTGGGATTCTTAAATTCTACCAAGCTCCCCAGCGAGTCTCCGGCAACTTGCCCCATCAAACAGCCTTGCGCTCGGCTCAATTGACTCTGCATTTGCTCATCCATAGATATCTGTTTTCTCTATTAAAGCAGTACTACTTGATCTTCACTATGATAGAAAAATGGGGCCTGTCTATTGATTAGAAAATCAATGTTTATCTCTATAATTGGCTTAAAGATACCACTTGTTTCAAAAAGTTCTAATTGTAATTTTTGCGCCTCCATTAAGTGAACATTATATTTTTTAATCTTACCACTAGGTGCACGGTAATATCGGTGTTTTTTAGCAGAAAGATAAAAAATGGCAGCCACCTGATTCGGAAAATTATCTTCTGGTAGGCGAAGAATAGCTTCATTCCACTTAAAATTTTTATGCTTGATTAACTCTCTTCCATAAGTGAAGAATGTTTCATAACCCTCTTTATCAGCAGATAAGGGTAATGGAGCAAAGCGTCTATTGGGATCTCCTCTCATGTAAGAGATAAAAT is a window of Entomospira culicis DNA encoding:
- a CDS encoding ADP-ribosylglycohydrolase family protein — protein: MQSQLSRAQGCLMGQVAGDSLGSLVEFKNPKMIRQLYPNGVRKLEDGGVWRTLAGQPTDDSELALALWHDP